Proteins encoded together in one Misgurnus anguillicaudatus unplaced genomic scaffold, ASM2758022v2 HiC_scaffold_34, whole genome shotgun sequence window:
- the LOC129442689 gene encoding CXXC motif containing zinc binding protein, which translates to MGKFGLQFKATLENVTNVRPEGDDFRWYLKMKCGNCGEVSDKWQYITLLDSMPLKGGRGSASMVQKCKLCSRENSIDILKDTITPYNAEDSEKFKTMVQFECRGLEPVDFQPQAGFAAAGAETTTQFPEINLQEKDWTDYDEKAKESVGIYEVTHQFVKC; encoded by the exons ATGGGG AAGTTTGGATTGCAGTTTAAAGCCACTTTGGAAAATGTTACTAATGTGAGGCCGGAGGGGGATGATTTTCGCTGGTATTTGAAG ATGAAGTGTGGAAATTGTGGTGAGGTTTCAGATAAATGGCAGTACATCACCTTGCTG GACAGCATGCCATTAAAAGGAGGGCGAGGCAGTGCTAGCATGGTGCAGAAGTGTAAACTGTGTTCTCGAGAAAACTCAATAG ATATCTTGAAGGACACAATTACACCTTACAAT GCAGAAGACAGTGAAAAGTTTAAGACAATGGTGCAGTTTGAGTGCCGAGGGCTGGAACCAGTTGATTTTCAACCACAG GCTGGTTTTGCTGCTGCAGGAGCAGAAACAACCACCCAGTTTCCTGAGATCAACCTTCAAGAGAAA gACTGGACAGACTATGATGAGAAAGCCAAAGAGTCTGTGGGAATCTACGAGGTCACACACCAATTCGTCAAGTGCTGA
- the LOC141363313 gene encoding uridine-cytidine kinase 2-B has product MAGDSETDLNGREENGHTIREPFLIGVSGGTASGKSSVCEKIMELLGQNKIDHHQRQVVILSQDSFYKALTPEQKAKALKGQFNFDHPDAFDSELIMKTLHDILQGKTLHIPVYDFVTHSRKDEFVTVYPADVVLFEGILMFYSQEIRDLFQMKLFVDTDPDTRLSRRVLRDISERGRELEQVLTQYITFVKPAFEEFCLPTKKYADVIIPRGADNLVAINLIVQHIQDILNGGFTKRQNGSVNGHGTPRQRKTSESSRPH; this is encoded by the exons ATGGCTGGCGATAGTGAAACAGATCTTAATGGCAGAGAGGAGAACGGCCATACCATACGAGAGCCTTTCCTCATCGGTGTGTCCGGAGGCACCGCCAGTGGAAAG TCTTCAGTATGTGAGAAGATCATGGAGCTGTTGGGCCAGAATAAAATTGACCATCATCAACGCCAGGTGGTTATCCTGAGTCAAGACAGCTTTTACAAGGCACTTACACCTGAACAGAAGGCCAAAGCACTCAAGGGCCAGTTTAACTTTGATCACCCAG ATGCTTTTGACAGTGAACTTATCATGAAGACCCTGCATGATATCCTTCAGGGAAAGACGTTGCACATCCCTGTGTATGACTTTGTTACCCATTCCAG GAAGGATGAGTTTGTGACCGTATACCCAGCAGATGTGGTTCTGTTTGAGGGGATTCTCATGTTTTACTCGCAAGAGATTCGAGACCTGTTTCAAATGAAGCTGTTTGTGGACACCGACCCTGACACGAGACTCTCACGAAGAG TGTTGCGGGACATCAGTGAGAGAGGCAGAGAGTTGGAGCAGGTTTTGACCCAGTACATTACCTTTGTAAAGCCAGCTTTTGAGGAGTTCTGTCTTCCA ACCAAAAAGTATGCAGATGTCATCATCCCTCGTGGAGCTGACAACCTTG TGGCTATTAACCTGATCGTGCAGCATATTCAGGATATCCTGAATGGAGGATTCACTAAACGACAGAATGGTTCAGTAAACGGCCATGGAACTCCcagacaaagaaagacatcggaGTCCAGTAGACCTCACTGA
- the LOC141363312 gene encoding 4-trimethylaminobutyraldehyde dehydrogenase B-like, with protein MAELIRTLQICCKRSKFMMSMPLLTNILTPGLRALHCTGTRSASTGTLSLKDPLNYWCGNRVNLKDVKNKSDPVYEPATGRVLCQLQACGAAEVDAAVRSASAAFTDWSRLAGMERARVMLEAARIIEKRREEIAELEVINNAKSITEARLDVDSARLCIEYFAGQATTLSGQHVQLSGGSFAYTRREPLGVCVGIGAWNYPFQIAAWKSAPAIACGNSMVFKPSPLTPVTAVLLAEIYSQAGAPEGLFNVVQGGEETGSLLCHHPSVAKISFTGSVPTGKKIMEMASRGLKPVTLELGGKSPLIIFEDSDLENAIRGALMANFLSQGQVCSNGTRVFVQSSILPQFLKEVVRRTKAIQIGDPLLDETRMGALVSKPHLDRVLGYVNQAKKEGASVLCGGEPFTPADPKLKDGYYMTPCVLANCTDDMTCVKEEIFGPVMSVLSFDTEEEVLWRANDSTLGLAAGVFTKDVKRAHRVIENLQAGSCFINNYNITPVEVPFGGYKASGIGRENGQVTIEFYSQLKTVVVEMGDVDSLF; from the exons ATGGCTGAGCTGATCCGCACACTACAGATATGCTGCAAGAG ATCAAAGTTCATGATGAGTATGCCCCTGTTGACCAATATACTGACCCCTGGTCTCCGGGCCCTGCATTGCACTGGGACTAGAAGTGCATCTACAGGAACTCTTTCTTTAAAAGATCCTCTCAACTACTGGTGTGGTAACCGAGTCAACCTCAAAGATGTGAAAAATAAATCTGATCCTGTATATGAGCCTGCAACAG GTCGTGTCCTGTGCCAGCTGCAGGCTTGTGGGGCAGCAGAGGTGGATGCAGCTGTGAGAAGTGCCAGTGCTGCTTTCACCGACTGGAGTAGATTGGCTGGCATGGAAAGAGCTAGAGTCATGCTAGAGGCAGCTAGAATCATTGAG AAGCGACGAGAAGAGATTGCTGAGTTGGAGGTGATTAATAATGCGAAGTCCATCACAGAAGCCCGTCTGGATGTGGACTCAGCCAGATTATGCATTGAGTATTTCGCAGGACAGGCTACCACCCTTTCAG GTCAGCATGTTCAGTTATCTGGAGGTTCGTTTGCCTACACGCGTCGGGAACCACTCGGTGTGTGTGTAGGGATAGGAGCCTGGAATTACCCATTCCAGATTGCAGCCTGGAAATCAGCCCCTGCCATCGCCTGTG GTAACTCCATGGTATTCAAGCCATCACCATTGACCCCAGTGACTGCAGTGCTGCTGGCTGAGATTTATTCACAGGCTGGGGCTCCAGAGGGTCTGTTCAATGTGGTTCAGGGTGGAGAAGAGACAGGATCTCTGCTGTGTCATCACCCGTCTGTGGCTAAAATCTCCTTCACTGGAAGTGTGCCCACTGGCAAGAAA ATAATGGAAATGGCTTCAAGAGGGTTGAAACCAGTGACGCTGGAGCTTGGTGGAAAATCTCCGTTAATCATCTTCGAGGATAGTGACCTAGAAAACGCCATCAGAGGAGCACTCATGGCCAACTTCTTGTCTCAGGGCCAG GTATGTAGTAATGGCACCAGAGTTTTTGTGCAAAGCTCAATTCTTCCTCAGTTCTTGAAAGAGGTGGTACGGCGAACTAAAGCCATTCAGATAGGAGACCCCCTGCTTGATGAGACTCGTATGGGGGCCCTGGTCAGTAAACCACACCTTGACAGGGTGCTAGGATATGTAAACCAAGCTAAGAAAGAG GGAGCCAGTGTGCTCTGTGGAGGGGAGCCCTTTACCCCTGCTGATCCTAAATTAAAAGATGGATACTACATGACCCCTTGTGTGCTTG CCAATTGCACAGATGACATGACATGCGTGAAAGAGGAGATATTTGGACCTGTGATGTCAGTATTGTCCTTTGACACTGAGGAGGAAGTTCTTTGGAGAGCCAATGACAGCACGCTGGGTCTGGCTGCAGGAGTCTTTACCAA AGATGTTAAGAGAGCCCATCGTGTTATTGAGAACCTGCAAGCTGGATCTTGCTTCATAAACAACTACAATATCACCCCTGTGGAGGTGCCATTTGGAGGGTACAAGGCTTCAG GTATCGGAAGAGAAAATGGCCAAGTGACCATTGAATTTTACTCCCAGTTAAAGACTGTGGTTGTGGAGATGGGTGACGTGGACAGTCTTTTTTGA
- the LOC129442686 gene encoding HORMA domain-containing protein 1 codes for MNTKQKKQIQAKQATDEWTGLFQELKTEAQSLVFVKRMMVVAVSSITYLRGIFPEDSYRSRYMDDLCIKVLRQDCSCPGASKLVKWLIGCFDALEKRYLQIVVIGVHKNPDDSNHVIESYQFKFRYSDQGPLMEILRNENEEVSVTLEDTKNASVLLIRKLFLLMQKLEALPSSVFLSMKLYYNDDVTPPEYEPPGFKAGVYDNLWFEGTAVHFRVGDLQSCFHTMKLRVTAAQSRTRKLQDEGQQDNGGVNGKQARCKVKAADEVTEDFCDQDLPSENESAAQFKISKRTIAKRKSRGNNISKKKKKKALR; via the exons ATGAACACCAAACAGAAGAAGCAAATTCAAGCCAAACAAGCGACTGATGAG TGGACCGGTTTATTTCAGGAGCTAAAGACTGAAGCTCAGTCCCTGGTGTTTGTCAAACGGATGATGGTTGTAGCTGTATCCTCCATCACCTATCTGCGGGGAATATTTCCTGAGGACTCCTACAGATCAAGATACATGGACG ATTTGTGTATCAAAGTTCTTAGACAGGACTGTTCATGCCCTGGAGCTAGCAAGCTTGTTAAATG GCTGATAGGATGTTTTGATGCATTAGAGAAAAGATAT CTCCAGATTGTGGTTATTGGG GTGCACAAAAACCCAGATGACAGCAAT CATGTCATTGAGTCCTATCAGTTTAAGTTCAGATACTCCGATCAAGGACCACTGATGGAAATCCTCAG GAATGAGAATGAGGAAGTAAGTGTGACCTTGGAGGACACTAAGAACGCTTCAGTGCTCCTGATCAGGAAGCTGTTTTTGCTTATGCAGAAACTAGAGGCTTTGCCCAGTTCGGTTTTCCTCAGTATGAAACTCTACTACAATGATGATG TCACACCACCTGAATATGAGCCACCAGGATTTAAAGCAGGTGTATATGACAATCTGTGGTTCGAGGGAACTGCAGTGCACTTTAGAGTGGGTGATCTGCAGTCTTGCTTTCACACCATGAAGTTGCGCGTGACAGCAGCACAGAGCCGCACCAGAAAGTTACAGGATGAAGGCCAGCAGGATAACGGAGGAGTAAATGGGAAACAGGCTCGCTGTAAAGTCAAAGCAGCAGATGAG GTGACCGAAGACTTCTGTGACCAGGATCTGCCGTCGGAGAATG AGTCAGCTGCGCAGTTTAAGATATCCAAAAGAACTATAGCAAag AGGAAAAGCAGGGGGAACAACAtctcaaagaaaaaaaagaagaaagctCTACGTTAA